A genomic stretch from Streptomyces sp. QL37 includes:
- a CDS encoding SDR family oxidoreductase, with the protein MESKDDSGGLRCLVTGATGYIGGRLVPELLEAGHRVRCLARTPEKLRDHPWAGEAEVVKGDVTDAESLGAAMRGIDVAYYLVHALAAGPGFERTDREAARNFGQQARAAGVRRIVYLGGLTPPDVPEAELSPHLRSRAEVGRVLLDSGVRTTVLRAAVIIGSGSASFEMLRYLTERLPVMVTPSWVSTRIQPIAVRDVLRYLVGSAHMPADVNRTFDIGGPDVMTYRDMMQKYAQVAGLPHRLILPVPMLSPGLSSHWVGLVTPVPASIARPLAESLRYEVVCQEHDIADHVPDGPGQPFSFATALSLALQRVREARVTTRWSSASVPGIPSDPLPTDPDWAGGSLYTDVRERDVDASPEALWRVVEGIGGENGWYSFPPAWAVRGWLDRLVGGVGLRRGRRDAQRLRVGDSLDFWRVEEIEPGRLLRLRAEMRLPGLAWLEMYAEKGEDGRSHYRQRAVFHPSGLLGHAYWWSVSPFHAVVFGGMARNIALAAGRGAGGGRV; encoded by the coding sequence ATGGAGAGCAAGGACGACAGCGGTGGGCTGCGGTGCCTGGTGACGGGCGCGACGGGCTACATCGGGGGCCGCCTCGTACCCGAGCTCCTGGAGGCCGGCCACCGGGTTCGCTGCCTGGCGCGGACCCCGGAGAAGCTTCGGGACCACCCGTGGGCGGGCGAGGCCGAGGTGGTCAAGGGGGACGTGACCGACGCGGAGTCCCTGGGTGCGGCGATGCGCGGCATCGACGTCGCGTACTACCTGGTCCACGCGCTGGCCGCCGGGCCGGGTTTCGAGAGGACCGACCGCGAGGCGGCACGGAACTTCGGCCAACAGGCGAGAGCGGCCGGCGTCCGGCGCATCGTCTATCTGGGCGGGCTCACACCCCCCGACGTCCCCGAAGCGGAACTGTCCCCGCACCTGCGCTCGCGCGCGGAGGTCGGGCGCGTCCTGCTCGATTCGGGGGTACGGACGACCGTGCTGCGCGCCGCGGTCATCATCGGTTCCGGTTCGGCGTCCTTCGAGATGCTGCGCTACCTCACCGAGCGGCTGCCCGTCATGGTGACCCCCAGCTGGGTGTCGACACGGATCCAGCCCATCGCCGTGCGGGACGTGCTGCGTTACCTCGTGGGCAGTGCGCACATGCCCGCCGACGTGAACCGCACCTTCGACATCGGCGGACCCGACGTCATGACGTACCGCGACATGATGCAGAAGTACGCCCAGGTCGCCGGGCTCCCCCACCGGCTGATCCTGCCGGTGCCGATGCTCTCACCGGGCCTGTCCAGCCACTGGGTCGGGCTGGTCACGCCGGTGCCCGCGTCGATCGCCCGCCCGCTCGCGGAGTCCTTGCGCTACGAAGTCGTGTGCCAGGAGCACGACATCGCCGATCATGTCCCGGACGGCCCCGGGCAGCCGTTCTCCTTCGCCACCGCCCTCTCGCTCGCGTTGCAGAGGGTGCGGGAGGCGAGGGTGACGACGCGGTGGTCCTCCGCGTCCGTCCCGGGCATTCCCAGCGATCCGCTCCCCACCGACCCGGACTGGGCGGGCGGGAGCCTCTACACCGATGTGCGCGAGCGCGATGTGGACGCCTCCCCCGAGGCCCTCTGGCGGGTCGTCGAGGGGATCGGCGGTGAGAACGGCTGGTACTCGTTCCCGCCGGCCTGGGCGGTCAGGGGCTGGCTGGACCGGCTGGTGGGCGGAGTGGGCCTGCGCCGGGGACGGCGGGACGCCCAACGGCTGAGGGTCGGGGACTCGCTGGACTTCTGGCGGGTCGAGGAGATCGAGCCCGGCCGGCTGCTCCGGCTGCGCGCGGAGATGCGGCTGCCCGGTCTGGCGTGGCTGGAGATGTACGCGGAAAAGGGCGAGGACGGCCGGTCGCACTACCGGCAACGGGCTGTCTTCCACCCGTCGGGACTGCTCGGTCACGCGTACTGGTGGAGCGTGTCGCCCTTCCACGCCGTGGTCTTCGGCGGGATGGCCCGCAACATCGCGCTCGCGGCGGGCCGGGGGGCGGGGGGTGGCCGGGTATGA
- a CDS encoding deoxyribodipyrimidine photo-lyase yields MTVAIVLFTSDLRLHDHPPLHSALASADEVVPLFVLDEGVEAAGFGAPNRRAFLADCLRDLDAGLRERGGHLVVREGDVAEEVGGVVTETGADSVHVAAGVSAYAQQREERLREALGSVRCRLSVHDATANVVPPGAVVPSGAGRDHFAVFTPYFRRWSEEGLRSPFKAPRTVRVPEGPASAALPSRSGLRGLSPGLAEGGEAEGRGLFAAWRRQGISSYEDRHDDLAGDATSRLSPHLHFGTLSPTEVVHRARAAGGPGADAFVRQVCWRDFHQQVLAARPAAARADYRPRQDRWRTGRAAEDDIAAWKEGRTGYPVVDAAMRQLLHEGWMHNRGRLLTASFLAKTLYVDWRAGARHFLELLVDGDIANNQLNWQWVAGTGTDSRPNRVLNPVTQAKRYDPEGAYVRRWVPELAEVSGPAVHEPWKLPGAERARYDYPEPVVTLPEGLARFKEARGLD; encoded by the coding sequence ATGACCGTGGCGATCGTCCTGTTCACTTCCGACCTGCGGCTGCACGACCACCCGCCGCTGCACTCGGCGCTCGCCTCGGCGGACGAGGTGGTGCCCCTCTTCGTTCTCGACGAGGGCGTGGAGGCCGCCGGGTTCGGCGCTCCGAACCGGCGCGCGTTCCTGGCCGACTGCCTCCGGGACCTGGACGCCGGGCTCCGTGAGCGCGGCGGGCACCTGGTCGTCCGCGAGGGGGACGTGGCCGAAGAGGTCGGCGGAGTCGTCACCGAGACGGGGGCGGACTCGGTCCACGTGGCGGCGGGCGTCAGCGCCTATGCGCAACAGCGGGAGGAGCGGCTGCGCGAGGCTCTCGGTTCCGTACGATGCCGGCTGAGCGTGCATGACGCGACGGCCAACGTCGTCCCGCCCGGTGCGGTGGTTCCCTCCGGGGCGGGCCGGGATCACTTCGCGGTCTTCACCCCGTACTTCCGGCGGTGGTCCGAGGAAGGCCTCCGCTCCCCGTTCAAGGCGCCTCGCACCGTACGCGTACCGGAGGGTCCGGCGTCCGCCGCGCTGCCGTCGCGTTCCGGTCTGCGGGGGCTGTCCCCGGGCCTGGCCGAGGGCGGCGAGGCCGAGGGGCGCGGGCTGTTCGCCGCGTGGCGCCGTCAGGGAATCTCGTCGTACGAGGACCGTCACGACGACCTCGCGGGCGACGCGACCTCGCGGCTCTCGCCGCACCTGCACTTCGGCACGCTCTCCCCCACCGAGGTGGTCCACCGCGCCCGCGCCGCAGGCGGACCGGGTGCGGACGCCTTCGTACGGCAGGTGTGCTGGCGGGACTTCCACCAGCAGGTCCTGGCCGCCCGCCCGGCGGCCGCCCGCGCCGACTACCGCCCGCGGCAGGACCGTTGGCGGACCGGGCGGGCGGCGGAGGACGACATCGCCGCCTGGAAGGAGGGCCGCACGGGATATCCGGTGGTGGACGCCGCCATGCGCCAGCTCCTGCACGAGGGCTGGATGCACAACCGCGGGCGGCTGCTGACCGCGAGCTTCCTCGCCAAGACGCTCTACGTGGACTGGCGGGCCGGAGCCCGCCACTTCCTGGAGCTGCTGGTCGACGGGGACATCGCGAACAACCAGCTCAACTGGCAGTGGGTGGCGGGCACGGGCACGGACAGCCGGCCCAACCGGGTGCTCAACCCGGTGACACAGGCCAAGCGGTACGACCCCGAAGGTGCGTACGTGCGCCGCTGGGTACCCGAGCTGGCGGAGGTCTCCGGGCCCGCCGTGCACGAGCCGTGGAAACTGCCGGGAGCGGAGCGCGCCCGCTACGACTACCCCGAGCCGGTCGTCACGCTTCCGGAGGGGCTGGCCAGGTTCAAGGAGGCACGGGGGCTGGACTGA
- a CDS encoding DUF1206 domain-containing protein, producing MNANALSMNARGKARRASRSRAMDVGARAGFVARGVIYLLVGVLALRIAFSDGGGKQADRGGAIAEIAEKPFGSVLLLVLGVALAGMALWRLSEAAFGQAGPDGGKANKRAMAAARAVFYAFVSYSVLSYALGDKSSGSGSSDRQTDDVTARALQWTGGQWIVGAAGAVVVGAGLWMAYRALARKYHKHLKMGEMTKRTRQAVDVVGVLGGTVRGAVFVTAGGFAVAAAVQHEPGRAKGMDDTLRSFTDTPAGPWLLVLIAVGLAAFGLFSWANARWRKI from the coding sequence ATGAATGCGAACGCGCTGTCGATGAACGCACGCGGCAAGGCGAGAAGAGCCTCGCGCAGCCGGGCCATGGATGTGGGCGCCCGCGCCGGCTTCGTGGCGCGCGGGGTGATCTACCTCCTGGTGGGAGTCCTGGCCCTGCGCATCGCCTTCTCCGACGGAGGCGGAAAGCAGGCCGACCGGGGCGGCGCCATCGCGGAGATAGCCGAGAAGCCCTTCGGGAGCGTCCTGCTCCTGGTGCTCGGTGTGGCGCTGGCGGGAATGGCGCTGTGGCGACTGTCCGAGGCGGCCTTCGGCCAGGCGGGTCCCGACGGCGGCAAGGCCAACAAGCGCGCCATGGCAGCCGCACGCGCCGTCTTCTACGCCTTCGTGTCGTACTCCGTGCTCTCCTACGCGCTCGGCGACAAGAGCAGCGGCAGCGGATCGAGCGACCGTCAGACCGACGACGTCACGGCGCGGGCCCTCCAATGGACCGGCGGTCAGTGGATCGTGGGGGCCGCGGGCGCCGTGGTGGTCGGCGCGGGTCTGTGGATGGCCTACCGCGCCCTCGCACGCAAGTACCACAAGCACCTGAAGATGGGCGAGATGACGAAGAGGACCCGTCAGGCCGTCGACGTCGTGGGCGTCCTGGGCGGCACGGTCCGTGGCGCTGTCTTCGTCACGGCGGGCGGGTTCGCCGTAGCCGCCGCCGTCCAGCACGAACCGGGCCGCGCCAAGGGCATGGACGACACCCTGCGTTCCTTCACCGACACGCCCGCGGGGCCGTGGCTGCTCGTCCTCATCGCCGTCGGCCTGGCCGCCTTCGGTCTCTTCTCCTGGGCCAACGCCCGCTGGCGCAAGATCTGA
- a CDS encoding DoxX family membrane protein encodes MACINRRDVGLLVLRVGTGAVLAAHGSQKLGGWFGGGGIEGTTAAMEAMGFHPPKHSALAAGLGEAGGGILLALGLATPAAGAAAAGTMAGAVAVHAPAGFFAMGGGYEYPAFLGFVAAAIGVTGAGRYSLDHATGHVLDRPWVVALAFAGSALGAAAVVGRRAKGQAAKDEPADEGV; translated from the coding sequence ATGGCCTGTATCAACCGACGTGACGTCGGCCTTCTCGTACTCAGGGTCGGCACGGGAGCCGTCCTGGCGGCCCACGGGAGCCAGAAGCTGGGCGGGTGGTTCGGCGGCGGGGGCATCGAGGGGACCACCGCGGCGATGGAGGCCATGGGCTTCCACCCGCCGAAGCACAGCGCCCTGGCGGCAGGACTCGGCGAGGCCGGAGGCGGGATCCTGCTTGCGCTCGGCCTCGCCACCCCCGCGGCGGGTGCCGCCGCGGCGGGCACGATGGCGGGCGCCGTCGCCGTGCACGCACCGGCGGGCTTCTTCGCGATGGGCGGCGGCTACGAGTACCCGGCGTTCCTCGGCTTCGTCGCAGCCGCGATCGGGGTGACGGGGGCCGGCCGCTACTCCCTGGACCATGCCACCGGGCACGTCCTCGACCGCCCGTGGGTCGTGGCCCTCGCGTTCGCGGGCAGCGCCCTGGGGGCCGCCGCCGTGGTCGGCCGCCGCGCCAAGGGGCAGGCAGCCAAGGACGAGCCGGCGGACGAGGGCGTGTAG
- a CDS encoding NADPH-dependent 2,4-dienoyl-CoA reductase, with amino-acid sequence MSPYPTLLSPLDLGFTTLPNRVLMGSMHIGLEEVERGFERMAAFYAARARGGAGLIVTGGIAPSERACSFPGGAKMTTEAEAEQHSEVTAAVHAAGGRIAMQILHFGRYAHHPDLVAPSALKAPISGFTPHALDDDEVEETIEDFVRAAELARLAGYDGVEIMGSEGYLINEFIVAATNHREDRWGGSYENRIRFPVEIVRRVRERVGPDFILIYRLSMLDLVPGGSTLEEVVRLATEIEAAGATIINTGIGWHEARIPTIATSVPRGAFTWVTEKVRGAVSVPLVTSNRINTPELAEEVLASGRADMVSMARPFLADPDFVAKAAEGRADAINTCIGCNQACLDHIFSLQITSCLVNPRACHETELVLSPTRVRKRVAVVGAGPAGLSCAVTASERGHAVTLFDAADEIGGQLNVARRVPGKEEFDETLRYFRTRLAEEGVELRLGTRATSAALVGFDEVVLATGVEPRTPAIPGVGHPSVVSYLDVLRGGAEVGDRVAVVGAGGIGFDVAEFLTDGGDAASLDPEVFFRQWGVDTDYAERGGLRAPERPKSPRTVHLVQRKASKVGAGLGKTTGWIHRTELRHRGVTMIAGASYDLIDDEGLHLTVDGEQHLLPVDTVVLCAGQEPRRELYEELLAAGRPAHLIGGADVAAELDAKRAIRQGTELAAEL; translated from the coding sequence ATGAGCCCGTACCCCACCCTGCTGAGCCCGCTCGACCTCGGATTCACCACGCTCCCGAACCGGGTGCTGATGGGGTCGATGCACATCGGTCTCGAGGAGGTCGAGCGCGGCTTCGAGCGGATGGCCGCGTTCTACGCGGCCCGCGCACGCGGCGGGGCGGGTCTCATCGTCACCGGGGGGATCGCGCCCAGCGAGCGCGCGTGCTCCTTCCCCGGGGGCGCCAAGATGACCACCGAGGCCGAGGCGGAGCAGCATTCCGAGGTCACGGCGGCCGTGCACGCGGCGGGCGGCCGGATCGCGATGCAGATCCTGCACTTCGGGCGCTACGCCCATCACCCCGACCTGGTGGCGCCGAGCGCGCTCAAGGCCCCGATCAGCGGGTTCACCCCGCACGCGCTCGACGACGACGAGGTCGAGGAGACGATCGAGGACTTCGTCCGGGCCGCGGAGCTCGCGCGCCTCGCGGGCTACGACGGCGTCGAGATCATGGGCTCGGAGGGCTATCTGATCAACGAGTTCATCGTCGCGGCGACGAACCACCGGGAGGACCGCTGGGGCGGCTCGTACGAGAACCGCATCCGCTTCCCCGTCGAGATCGTGCGCCGCGTCCGTGAGCGGGTCGGCCCCGACTTCATCCTGATCTACCGGCTGTCCATGCTGGACCTGGTGCCCGGTGGTTCCACGCTGGAGGAGGTCGTCCGTCTCGCCACCGAGATCGAGGCGGCGGGGGCGACCATCATCAACACCGGGATCGGCTGGCACGAGGCCCGCATCCCGACGATCGCGACCTCCGTGCCGCGCGGCGCCTTCACCTGGGTGACGGAGAAGGTGCGGGGCGCGGTCTCCGTACCGCTGGTGACCAGCAACCGCATCAACACCCCCGAACTGGCGGAGGAGGTCCTCGCGTCGGGCCGCGCGGACATGGTGTCGATGGCGAGGCCGTTCCTCGCCGACCCCGACTTCGTCGCCAAGGCGGCCGAGGGCCGCGCCGACGCCATCAACACCTGCATCGGCTGCAACCAGGCCTGTCTGGACCACATCTTCAGCCTGCAGATCACCTCCTGTCTGGTGAATCCGCGCGCCTGCCACGAGACCGAGCTCGTGCTCTCGCCGACCCGGGTCCGCAAGCGCGTCGCGGTGGTCGGCGCCGGGCCGGCCGGACTGTCCTGCGCGGTCACGGCCTCCGAGCGGGGTCACGCGGTGACCCTGTTCGACGCGGCCGACGAGATCGGTGGCCAGCTGAACGTCGCGCGCCGGGTCCCCGGCAAGGAGGAGTTCGACGAGACGCTGCGCTACTTCCGTACGCGCCTCGCCGAGGAGGGGGTCGAGCTCCGGCTCGGCACCCGGGCCACGTCCGCCGCGCTCGTCGGCTTCGACGAGGTCGTCCTGGCCACCGGGGTCGAGCCCCGCACTCCCGCGATCCCCGGCGTCGGGCATCCCAGCGTGGTGAGCTATCTGGACGTCCTGAGGGGCGGCGCGGAGGTCGGTGACCGGGTGGCGGTCGTGGGCGCGGGCGGGATCGGCTTCGACGTCGCGGAATTCCTGACCGACGGGGGCGACGCGGCGAGCCTGGACCCGGAGGTCTTCTTCCGGCAGTGGGGTGTGGACACGGACTACGCGGAGCGGGGCGGGCTGCGGGCCCCGGAGCGGCCGAAGTCCCCGCGCACGGTCCATCTGGTCCAGCGCAAGGCGAGCAAGGTCGGGGCCGGTCTCGGGAAGACGACCGGCTGGATCCACCGCACCGAGCTGCGCCACCGCGGTGTGACGATGATCGCGGGCGCGTCGTACGACCTGATCGACGACGAGGGCCTGCACCTCACCGTCGACGGCGAGCAGCACCTGCTGCCGGTCGACACCGTGGTGCTGTGCGCGGGTCAGGAACCGCGGCGTGAGCTGTACGAGGAGCTGCTCGCCGCGGGCCGTCCGGCACATCTGATCGGCGGCGCCGACGTGGCCGCGGAACTGGACGCCAAGCGTGCGATCCGTCAGGGCACGGAGCTCGCCGCGGAGCTGTGA
- a CDS encoding PadR family transcriptional regulator encodes MSLPHAILTALLEKPSSGLELTRRFDRSIGYFWPSTHQQIYRELGKLEQAGHIRVLPAAQPARGQKKEYEVLPAGREALTAWVSLPEDPRPVRDPLLLRMRAAAVVGAPGLAGELRRHLLLHQERLAEYLEIEKRDFPPERTTEEDRLRRLVLRGGIDLETFWTGWLTNAIDELDGASGGCPAG; translated from the coding sequence ATGTCACTCCCGCACGCGATCCTCACGGCCCTGCTCGAGAAGCCGTCGTCCGGTCTCGAACTGACGCGCAGGTTCGACCGGTCGATCGGCTACTTCTGGCCGTCCACGCACCAGCAGATCTACCGAGAGCTGGGAAAGCTGGAACAGGCCGGTCACATCCGGGTCCTGCCCGCCGCGCAGCCGGCCCGTGGGCAGAAGAAGGAGTACGAGGTGCTGCCCGCCGGCCGCGAGGCGCTGACGGCCTGGGTGTCGCTCCCCGAGGATCCGCGGCCGGTGCGCGATCCCCTGCTGCTGAGGATGCGGGCGGCCGCAGTCGTCGGCGCCCCGGGCCTGGCCGGGGAGCTGCGCAGGCACCTGCTGCTGCACCAGGAGCGGCTGGCGGAGTATCTGGAGATCGAGAAGCGGGACTTCCCTCCGGAGAGGACCACGGAGGAGGACCGGCTGCGCCGTCTGGTGCTGCGCGGGGGGATCGATCTGGAGACGTTCTGGACGGGCTGGCTGACCAATGCGATCGACGAGCTCGACGGCGCCTCTGGGGGCTGTCCGGCCGGCTGA
- a CDS encoding DMT family transporter, whose protein sequence is MNATLLAVALSLVSAGAYATAAVAQARLAGRTDSSAGALRLMGRGAWWSAVGLNAGGALLHVAALKYGPLTLVQPLGALTLVAAVPLGARSAGRRVSRTEWRGTLLTLVGLAALLLAAGGAAPHDTLSLPEALGVGAVTMALVAGLSRPGTRPGLRHAAASGITSGVASALTQTLTVAATDHSGPLLSWRLVTVAVLVSFFALGGLMLSQTAYRGGLGAPLAVVTLANPVAAAAIGLILLGERIQGGALGLIPALIGAVAAFQGVILLSRAQTRGTAGDVPVPGAVSGPAVTRTPSRVVMTGPSVTAPRPAEPFTLHPEPVGSAGGPG, encoded by the coding sequence ATGAACGCCACCCTCCTAGCCGTCGCGCTCTCCCTCGTCTCCGCCGGCGCCTACGCGACCGCCGCGGTGGCCCAGGCACGGCTGGCGGGCCGGACCGACTCCTCCGCCGGGGCACTGCGCCTGATGGGCCGCGGGGCCTGGTGGTCGGCGGTCGGCCTGAACGCCGGCGGGGCGCTGCTGCACGTCGCCGCGCTGAAGTACGGGCCGCTCACCCTGGTCCAGCCGCTCGGCGCGCTCACGCTCGTCGCCGCCGTCCCGCTCGGCGCCCGTTCGGCGGGCCGCCGGGTCAGCCGTACCGAATGGCGGGGCACGCTCCTCACCCTCGTCGGCCTCGCCGCGCTGCTCCTGGCCGCCGGCGGAGCCGCGCCGCACGACACGCTGAGCCTCCCCGAGGCGCTGGGCGTCGGGGCCGTCACCATGGCGCTCGTCGCCGGGCTCAGCCGCCCGGGCACCCGGCCCGGCCTCCGGCACGCCGCCGCGTCCGGCATCACCTCCGGGGTGGCCTCCGCCCTCACCCAGACCCTCACGGTCGCCGCGACCGACCACTCGGGTCCGCTGCTGAGCTGGCGGCTGGTGACCGTGGCGGTGCTCGTCTCCTTCTTCGCGCTGGGCGGCCTGATGCTGTCCCAGACCGCCTACCGGGGCGGCCTCGGCGCCCCGCTCGCCGTGGTCACCCTCGCCAACCCGGTCGCCGCCGCCGCGATCGGCCTGATCCTGCTCGGCGAGCGCATCCAGGGCGGGGCACTCGGCCTGATCCCCGCGCTCATCGGCGCCGTGGCCGCCTTCCAGGGAGTGATCCTGCTCAGCCGCGCACAGACGAGGGGCACTGCCGGGGACGTGCCGGTGCCCGGGGCCGTCTCCGGCCCGGCCGTCACCAGGACGCCGTCGAGGGTCGTCATGACCGGCCCGTCCGTCACCGCGCCACGCCCCGCCGAGCCCTTCACACTGCACCCGGAACCGGTCGGCAGCGCGGGCGGGCCCGGCTGA